Proteins co-encoded in one Synergistaceae bacterium genomic window:
- a CDS encoding carbohydrate kinase codes for MIDLYAVGEMVIDFIPGSEEASYIRKAGGAPANVAIAAAKNGLTAAMCCKVGDDNFGHFLMDTLAKYNVEAICKDLCKDAVTTMAFVTLAANGERVFTFARKPGADMMLEEQDVKESDINNSAIVHAGSCSLSAQPEKDATIKAMRLAHENNKLVSFDINYRNIMWNDDVDACVKAVKSVLKYVDLLKLSGEEIDMMGGESNLRALMEVYKISVIVETLGKDGAKAFFNNDILQVPGFRVHAVDATGCGDAFWGAFLSKLRLDGVSKISDLSDDIIKSAMTYGNVSGCICVQSKGAIESIPTRKQIEEFIRKNNIS; via the coding sequence ATGATTGATTTATACGCTGTCGGTGAAATGGTCATTGACTTCATACCGGGAAGCGAAGAAGCCAGCTATATACGTAAGGCCGGCGGAGCTCCTGCTAATGTAGCTATTGCAGCTGCTAAAAATGGTCTTACTGCTGCTATGTGCTGCAAGGTCGGTGATGATAATTTCGGCCATTTCCTTATGGATACACTAGCAAAATATAACGTAGAAGCGATTTGTAAAGATTTGTGCAAGGACGCTGTTACTACTATGGCATTTGTTACGCTCGCTGCAAACGGTGAGAGGGTCTTTACTTTCGCACGCAAACCAGGAGCAGACATGATGTTGGAAGAGCAGGACGTGAAAGAATCTGACATCAATAATTCAGCAATAGTTCACGCCGGTTCATGTTCGTTATCAGCACAGCCGGAAAAAGACGCTACAATCAAGGCAATGAGACTCGCTCACGAAAATAATAAGCTCGTCAGCTTCGATATAAATTATCGCAATATCATGTGGAATGATGACGTTGATGCATGTGTCAAAGCAGTTAAAAGCGTTCTTAAATATGTAGACTTGCTGAAATTGTCGGGCGAAGAAATTGACATGATGGGCGGAGAAAGTAATTTACGCGCTCTAATGGAGGTCTATAAAATTTCGGTAATCGTTGAGACTCTCGGCAAGGACGGCGCAAAAGCATTCTTCAATAATGATATTTTGCAAGTTCCCGGCTTCAGAGTTCATGCGGTTGATGCAACTGGCTGCGGAGATGCTTTCTGGGGTGCGTTCCTGTCAAAATTGCGTCTTGATGGCGTGAGTAAAATTTCTGACCTTAGCGACGACATTATCAAATCTGCAATGACTTACGGCAATGTTTCCGGCTGTATCTGCGTTCAGAGCAAAGGCGCAATCGAGTCAATTCCTACACGCAAGCAAATAGAAGAGTTTATCAGAAAGAATAATATATCATGA
- a CDS encoding ribulose-phosphate 3-epimerase, translated as MSIISPSLICLDMCNLESQIRILEQAGINTLHVDILDGHFSPSMPLGLDTVRQLRAKTNLNFDCHIMVTEQDYFVDELLDIGVQQLIFHAETQPHIDGMLNRIHSRGVKAGVALKPATPLSTLDYVLEKCDTVLLMLINPGYAFVKGEQQVPYAQKKITDLRNMIHTRRLDTKIELDGRISEKNILDWGKTGLADIFVTGSTCLKRDDLFNSLRRLQTL; from the coding sequence ATGAGCATAATTTCACCGTCTTTAATTTGTCTTGATATGTGCAATCTTGAGAGTCAGATTAGGATTCTTGAGCAGGCCGGAATTAATACACTTCACGTCGATATTCTTGACGGCCATTTTTCGCCGAGTATGCCTCTTGGACTTGACACCGTAAGGCAATTGCGCGCGAAAACGAATTTAAATTTTGACTGTCATATCATGGTAACTGAGCAGGATTATTTTGTTGATGAGCTGTTGGATATTGGTGTCCAGCAGCTTATTTTTCACGCCGAGACACAGCCGCATATTGATGGAATGTTGAACCGCATTCACTCGCGCGGAGTCAAAGCAGGTGTCGCACTCAAGCCCGCAACGCCATTAAGCACTCTCGATTATGTGCTCGAAAAATGTGATACGGTTCTGTTAATGCTGATTAACCCCGGTTACGCGTTTGTGAAGGGTGAACAGCAAGTCCCATACGCACAGAAAAAAATTACTGATTTGCGAAATATGATTCATACCCGCAGACTTGATACTAAAATTGAGCTTGACGGACGAATCAGCGAGAAAAATATTTTAGACTGGGGCAAAACAGGACTCGCAGACATTTTCGTAACAGGCAGCACGTGTTT